CCTGAAGGAAAAGAAACAGAATATGCCGCAAAGAAGCTGCAAGAATACGGCTACATAAAAGATAAAGAATTACAGCTCGAGAGTTTAAAGAAGAGAATCAAATACACCTTCAACTGGAACAATGACTTCGTGGAAATAAAAGAAACACCACTGAAGCTTATGACAAACGAAACAACCGCAATAAAGGAACTTGTTAAAACTCTTCAAGGCAAAATAGACGCGGAAACCGTTCAAAGCGCAATCTTTGAAATCGCTAGGAAACACAACATACTGCCAAGGCAATTCTTCAAAACACTCTACACAATTCTTCTCGGAACACATGCAGGTCCAAGACTAGGCCCCTACATAATTGCTATGAGCAAACAAAACGTCACCGAAGCTCTGCAGCGAGCAATTAACCGACAATAATTCTAAAGTTCTTTCGTTTTCCTCTCTTAATTTCTCTTGCCTTAAGAACTGTTAATTTTTTGTTCCAATAATGAAACTGTGTTTACTTCTTTCTTAGGATTTCTGCTTCTTTTGCAGTTCAACATATTCTTCTATTGCCTTCTTGATGTCCCAAGGTCTCGGCTTAGCCATTAGCAGTCTCAAATAGTTTGTTACTCTTTTCTTCATTACATAATACCACAAGGCAGTAGGAGGAGCCAGAAACAAGGCAATGACAAGCCATCCTAATACCCCTATCTGAATGGATATCACGAAAAATAGTATGATGAGTGGATAGAAGAAGACAAATAATAATTCAGCATAAAGCTTCAAAAAATACTTATCCAGTTCTCATATGCCTCCAATAATCGTAGAATTCACCCGCGTTTATTTAAGACTTAGCATGCATGACGTTTAAAGAAGAGGTTTAAAGACTATATAACTTATTCAAGAATGAAAGATACGTTCAAGCGTCCCTTTACTCAGCGCAGAATTTCTAAGTTTTATTAAGGTGTTAATAACCTTCTCTCTAGTATGCTCAAGACCTTATAGCCTAGTTGAAAGGGCCCGTGGTCTAGTCTGGATTAGGACGCTGGCCTGCGGAGCCGGAGATCTGGGGTTCAAATCCCCACGGGCCCGCCACTATCTTGGCCATAATGGGTCGATCGGTTCTGCGTTTAGAGTTGTATCGGTGGCGGGAATATTTTGTGATTCGCAAATATGGATATATTTTCTCTTTTCCACGTGTTTACTGAAGAGGACTCCAAAGATGCGTAGAAGGTTGCAATTTCGTTTCTGTTTTCCGCCTATTTATGGGATTTACGACACTGGTAAAAGCGTGATCTATGTTTTCGGTGAACACGATGGCAAAATTGAAGATGTTCTGAGTCATGAAGTGTTACATTGGGCTGTGCAAAAAACAGCAGGAAAACAGGTGAGTTTAGATTTAGATAATATCCGGCCAGAATTGCTGAGAACGTAGTTAAAGAGAAAATTATTTCTTAGTTTTTCTACCTGTCAAACAGTTTATTAGTTACATCAGAAAAGGATGTTCTGCAAGGCTTATGAGGTTGCATAAGTTTTCATAAGTGGTTGTAACATGGTTTCCATTAATCCTTTCGGTGACTTTCGGAAAGATTGCGAGAGAGCTTTGAGAAAATCGTTTACTAAATTTCATCCATCCATCTCTGGTGAATCTTTTTTGTTAGATATTCCACCCGACCCAGAATTTGGAGAATTAGCTTCGGCGGTTTTTTTTGAACTCGGAAAAAAAATGAAAGAACAACCACGAAAATTAGCAGATCAAATCGTGAATGCTATTGAAGTAAAGGATTTTCCGCTTATAAACGCAGTAGAGGCTGCTGGTGAGGGGTATGTCAATTTTTATGTTAACTTTTCTGAGCTTTCAAAAGTAACAATCGATGCAGTTCGAACTTTGGATACTACTTATGGGTATGTTAAGACAGAAAAGCCAGAAAAAGTTATCGTTGAGCATACAAGTGCAAATCCAATATCTCCTATCAACATTGGTAAAGCGAGAAATCCTGTTTTGGGAGATTCACTTGCGCGTATCCTAACTGCGAGAGGACACAAGGTTTTTCGACATTTTTATGTTGATGATGTGGGACGCCAAACCGCGGTCATTGCTTATGGATACAGAAAGCTTGGAAAATCTTCTTTAGAAGGAAAATCGGATCATTACATCGGTCTAATCTACACTGTAACTAGCTGCATTATAGAGATCAATAGGCTAAAGCGAGCAATAGAAAAAAAGAGAAAGACGACATCGGAAACTGTTCAACAACTACGTAAACAGTTGGATGAGTGGATTTCTATTGCTGCTGAATTGGAGAACAAATATCCGAAGCTTTTCAGTCAACTTCTCGAGAAAATAGGCAAAGATAAAGATAGCGAAATTATAGTAAATAGTTTGAACCGTGCATATGAGACTGGTGAAGAAAAAGCGAAAAAATTGATCCGTGGAGTCTGCCAGCTTTCCCTAGATGGCATAAAAGAAACGCTTGCTAGCATAAAAGTTTTCTTTGATTCTTGGGATTGGGAAAGCGACTTCGCTTGGAATAGTGACGTTGCCAAAACCTTAGAAGCACTGAAAAAGACTGGCTATGTTTTCCGGGAAGGCCCCGTACTTGAATTTGATGCTGACAAAGTTGCCGAGGACTTGAAGCTGAA
This portion of the Candidatus Bathyarchaeota archaeon genome encodes:
- a CDS encoding arginine--tRNA ligase, whose translation is MVSINPFGDFRKDCERALRKSFTKFHPSISGESFLLDIPPDPEFGELASAVFFELGKKMKEQPRKLADQIVNAIEVKDFPLINAVEAAGEGYVNFYVNFSELSKVTIDAVRTLDTTYGYVKTEKPEKVIVEHTSANPISPINIGKARNPVLGDSLARILTARGHKVFRHFYVDDVGRQTAVIAYGYRKLGKSSLEGKSDHYIGLIYTVTSCIIEINRLKRAIEKKRKTTSETVQQLRKQLDEWISIAAELENKYPKLFSQLLEKIGKDKDSEIIVNSLNRAYETGEEKAKKLIRGVCQLSLDGIKETLASIKVFFDSWDWESDFAWNSDVAKTLEALKKTGYVFREGPVLEFDADKVAEDLKLKQTLGLKNDYEIPSLTLVRADGTTLYTTRDIPYTLWKFKKATKVINVVGMEQKLSQQQLKLTLWALGHTNKAKNLTHFAYNLVTLPGYKMSSRRGHYITLDEVMDEAIKRAREEVEKRSPQLSYEEKLKISKIVGIGALKYALVEVDPIKPVVFTWDRVINFERNSAPYIQYSYARARSILRKAPKEPEKPDYSLLVEPLERDLVLALARFPEVFVDSAENLKSNAIADFANILADKFNSFYNALPVIKAKPKALSDARLALVEAISIVLRNALSLIGIVAPEKM
- a CDS encoding lysine--tRNA ligase, translating into TRELSVVDIPQYMNEFDELEDIYFSKKQIANKKELAKLTGLYKYCWWLNPPSKPSIHVPYNLLAYLVKVAPEGKETEYAAKKLQEYGYIKDKELQLESLKKRIKYTFNWNNDFVEIKETPLKLMTNETTAIKELVKTLQGKIDAETVQSAIFEIARKHNILPRQFFKTLYTILLGTHAGPRLGPYIIAMSKQNVTEALQRAINRQ